Proteins encoded in a region of the Massilia sp. UMI-21 genome:
- the rpsJ gene encoding 30S ribosomal protein S10: MSNQKIRIRLKAFDYKLIDQSALEIVDTAKRTGAVVKGPVPLPTRIQRFDVLRSPHVNKTSRDQFEIRTHQRLMDIVDPTDKTVDALMKLDLPAGVDVEIKLQ; encoded by the coding sequence ATGTCCAATCAAAAGATCCGCATCCGCCTGAAAGCGTTCGACTACAAGCTGATCGACCAGTCCGCACTGGAAATCGTCGACACCGCCAAGCGCACCGGCGCAGTGGTCAAGGGCCCGGTCCCGCTGCCGACCCGCATCCAGCGTTTCGACGTCCTGCGTTCGCCGCACGTCAACAAGACCTCGCGCGACCAGTTCGAAATCCGCACCCACCAGCGCCTGATGGACATCGTGGATCCGACCGACAAGACCGTCGACGCACTGATGAAGCTCGACCTGCCGGCTGGCGTCGACGTCGAAATCAAGCTGCAGTAA
- the rpsG gene encoding 30S ribosomal protein S7 — translation MPRRREVPKREILPDPKFGNTDVAKFVNVLMLSGKKSVAENIIYGAFEHIQQKSGKDPLEVFTTAINNCKPMVEVKSRRVGGANYQVPVEVRPVRRMALSMRWLREAANKRSEKSMPQRLGGELMEAAEMRGGAMKRRDEVHRMAEANKAFSHFRF, via the coding sequence ATGCCACGTCGTCGTGAAGTACCCAAGCGCGAAATTCTGCCGGATCCAAAATTCGGCAACACCGATGTCGCCAAGTTCGTCAATGTTCTGATGCTGTCCGGCAAGAAATCGGTCGCTGAAAACATCATCTACGGTGCGTTCGAGCACATCCAGCAAAAATCGGGCAAGGACCCGCTGGAAGTGTTCACGACCGCGATCAACAACTGCAAGCCGATGGTCGAGGTGAAATCCCGCCGCGTCGGCGGCGCCAACTACCAGGTGCCAGTGGAAGTTCGTCCGGTTCGTCGTATGGCGCTGTCCATGCGTTGGTTGCGCGAAGCCGCAAACAAGCGCAGCGAAAAATCCATGCCACAACGCCTGGGTGGTGAACTGATGGAAGCCGCGGAAATGCGCGGCGGCGCGATGAAGCGCCGTGACGAAGTTCACCGCATGGCTGAAGCGAACAAAGCGTTCTCGCACTTCCGCTTCTAA
- the fusA gene encoding elongation factor G has translation MARKTPIERYRNIGISAHIDAGKTTTTERVLFYTGVNHKIGEVHDGAATMDWMEQEQERGITITSAATTCFWKGMANNFEPHHINIIDTPGHVDFTIEVERSMRVLDGACMVYCAVGGVQPQSETVWRQANKYKVPRLAFVNKMDRTGANFFKVYEQMRARLKANPIPLQIPIGAEENFLGVVDLVKMKAIIWDDASQGMKFDYRDIPAELVDQANEWHEKLVETAAEASEELMNKYLEEGSLSEEEIKAALRQRTIASEIVPMMCGTAFKNKGVQAMLDAVIEYLPSPIDIPPVAGTDEDDQPVTRKADDSEKFAALAFKIMTDPFVGQLIFFRVYSGMVNSGDTVYNPVKGKKERLGRILQMHANQREEIKEVRAGDIAAAVGLKEATTGETLCDPSAVITLEKMVFPEPVIQQAVEPKTKADQEKMGLALNRLAQEDPSFRVRTDEESGQTIIGGMGELHLEIIVDRMKREFNVEATVGKPQVAYRETIRKAVTDVEGKFVKQSGGRGQYGHAVLSIEPQEPGKGFEFIDAIKGGVVPREYIPAVEKGVRETLTSGVLAGYPVVDVKVTLTFGSYHDVDSNENAFRMAGSMAFKEGCRKASPVILEPMMAVEVETPEDYAGSVMGDLSSRRGMVQGMDEIPGGGGKIIKAEVPLSEMFGYSTSLRSATQGRATYTMEFKHYSEAPKHVIDAIVTAKSK, from the coding sequence ATGGCACGCAAGACCCCCATTGAGCGCTACCGCAATATCGGTATTTCCGCTCACATCGATGCTGGTAAAACCACCACCACCGAACGCGTCCTGTTCTACACCGGCGTGAACCACAAGATCGGCGAAGTGCACGATGGCGCCGCGACGATGGACTGGATGGAGCAGGAGCAGGAACGCGGCATTACCATTACCTCGGCAGCGACGACCTGCTTCTGGAAGGGTATGGCCAACAACTTCGAGCCGCACCACATCAACATCATCGACACCCCGGGCCACGTCGACTTCACCATTGAAGTCGAGCGCTCGATGCGCGTGCTCGACGGCGCCTGCATGGTCTACTGCGCAGTCGGCGGCGTGCAGCCACAGTCGGAAACCGTGTGGCGCCAGGCTAACAAGTACAAAGTCCCGCGTCTGGCTTTCGTCAACAAGATGGACCGTACCGGTGCGAACTTCTTCAAGGTCTACGAGCAGATGCGCGCTCGCCTGAAGGCCAACCCGATCCCGCTGCAGATCCCGATCGGCGCGGAAGAGAACTTCCTGGGCGTGGTCGACCTGGTCAAGATGAAAGCGATCATCTGGGACGACGCGTCGCAGGGCATGAAGTTCGACTACCGCGACATCCCGGCGGAACTGGTCGATCAAGCCAACGAATGGCACGAAAAGCTGGTCGAAACCGCCGCTGAAGCGTCGGAAGAGCTGATGAACAAGTACCTGGAAGAAGGCTCGCTCTCGGAAGAAGAGATCAAGGCCGCTCTGCGCCAGCGTACCATCGCGTCGGAAATCGTCCCGATGATGTGCGGCACCGCGTTCAAGAACAAGGGCGTGCAGGCCATGCTCGACGCGGTCATCGAATACCTGCCGTCGCCGATCGACATCCCGCCAGTCGCCGGTACCGACGAAGATGACCAGCCGGTCACCCGCAAGGCCGACGACAGCGAGAAATTCGCTGCGCTGGCATTCAAGATCATGACCGACCCGTTCGTCGGCCAGCTGATCTTCTTCCGCGTCTACTCGGGCATGGTCAATTCGGGCGATACCGTCTACAACCCGGTCAAGGGCAAGAAAGAGCGCCTGGGTCGTATTCTGCAGATGCACGCCAACCAGCGCGAAGAAATCAAGGAAGTCCGTGCCGGCGACATCGCCGCGGCGGTCGGCCTGAAAGAAGCGACCACCGGCGAAACCCTGTGCGATCCTTCGGCTGTCATCACCCTGGAAAAGATGGTGTTCCCGGAGCCGGTCATCCAGCAGGCAGTCGAGCCGAAGACCAAGGCCGACCAGGAAAAGATGGGCCTGGCACTGAACCGTCTGGCTCAGGAAGACCCGTCGTTCCGCGTGCGTACCGACGAAGAATCGGGCCAGACCATCATCGGTGGTATGGGCGAGCTGCACCTGGAAATTATCGTTGACCGCATGAAGCGCGAATTCAACGTGGAAGCGACCGTCGGCAAGCCGCAGGTTGCCTACCGCGAGACCATCCGCAAGGCAGTCACCGACGTCGAAGGCAAGTTCGTCAAGCAGTCGGGCGGTCGCGGCCAGTACGGTCACGCTGTCCTGTCGATCGAGCCGCAAGAGCCGGGCAAGGGCTTCGAATTCATCGACGCCATCAAGGGCGGCGTGGTTCCGCGCGAATACATCCCGGCAGTCGAGAAGGGTGTGCGCGAGACCCTGACCAGCGGCGTGCTGGCTGGCTACCCGGTGGTTGACGTCAAAGTCACCCTGACCTTCGGTTCGTACCACGACGTCGACTCGAACGAAAACGCGTTCCGCATGGCGGGCTCGATGGCGTTCAAGGAAGGCTGCCGCAAGGCGAGCCCGGTCATCCTCGAGCCGATGATGGCCGTGGAAGTGGAAACCCCGGAAGACTACGCCGGTTCCGTGATGGGCGACCTGTCGTCCCGCCGCGGCATGGTGCAGGGCATGGACGAAATCCCGGGCGGCGGCGGCAAGATCATCAAGGCCGAAGTTCCGCTGTCGGAAATGTTCGGTTACTCGACCTCGCTGCGTTCGGCAACCCAGGGCCGTGCGACCTACACGATGGAGTTCAAGCACTATTCGGAAGCTCCGAAGCATGTGATCGACGCTATCGTGACCGCAAAGTCCAAGTAA
- the tuf gene encoding elongation factor Tu, translated as MAKGKFERTKPHVNVGTIGHVDHGKTTLTAAIATVLSKKFGGEAKAYDQIDAAPEEKARGITINTAHVEYETENRHYAHVDCPGHADYIKNMITGAAQMDGAILVCSAADGPMPQTREHILLARQVGVPYIIVFLNKCDLVDDAELLELVEMEVRELLSKYEFPGDDLPIIKGSARMALEGAAGEMGEECIIKLAEALDTYIPTPERAVDGAFLMPVEDVFSISGRGTVVTGRVERGIIKVGEEIEIVGIVDTVKTTCTGVEMFRKLLDQGQAGDNVGLLLRGTKREDVQRGQVLAKPGSIKPHTDFTGEVYVLSKDEGGRHTPFFNNYRPQFYFRTTDVTGSIVLPADKEMVMPGDNVSITVKLIAPIAMEEGLRFAIREGGRTVGAGVVAKIIA; from the coding sequence ATGGCAAAAGGTAAATTCGAACGGACCAAGCCGCACGTCAACGTCGGCACCATCGGTCACGTTGACCACGGTAAAACCACCCTGACGGCTGCAATCGCAACCGTCCTGTCGAAGAAGTTCGGCGGCGAAGCCAAGGCCTACGACCAGATCGACGCGGCTCCGGAAGAGAAGGCACGCGGCATCACCATCAACACCGCGCACGTCGAGTACGAAACCGAAAACCGTCACTACGCACACGTTGACTGCCCAGGCCACGCCGACTACATCAAGAACATGATTACCGGTGCCGCGCAGATGGACGGCGCGATCCTGGTGTGCTCGGCCGCTGACGGCCCGATGCCACAGACCCGCGAGCACATCCTGCTGGCGCGTCAGGTTGGCGTTCCGTACATCATCGTGTTCCTGAACAAGTGCGACCTGGTCGACGACGCAGAACTGCTGGAACTGGTCGAAATGGAAGTCCGCGAGCTCCTCTCGAAGTACGAGTTCCCAGGCGACGACCTGCCAATCATCAAGGGTTCGGCACGTATGGCGCTGGAAGGCGCTGCTGGCGAAATGGGCGAAGAGTGCATCATCAAGCTGGCTGAAGCCCTGGACACCTACATCCCGACCCCGGAACGTGCCGTTGACGGCGCCTTCCTGATGCCGGTGGAAGACGTGTTCTCGATCTCGGGCCGCGGTACCGTGGTGACCGGTCGTGTCGAGCGCGGCATCATCAAGGTCGGCGAAGAGATCGAAATCGTCGGTATCGTCGACACCGTCAAGACCACCTGCACCGGCGTGGAAATGTTCCGCAAGCTGCTGGACCAGGGTCAAGCTGGCGACAACGTCGGCCTGCTGCTGCGCGGCACCAAGCGTGAAGACGTCCAGCGTGGCCAGGTTCTGGCCAAGCCGGGCTCGATCAAGCCGCACACCGACTTCACCGGCGAAGTGTACGTCCTGTCGAAAGACGAAGGCGGCCGTCACACCCCGTTCTTCAACAACTACCGTCCGCAGTTCTACTTCCGTACGACTGACGTGACCGGTTCGATCGTGCTGCCGGCCGACAAAGAAATGGTCATGCCAGGCGACAACGTGTCGATCACCGTCAAGCTGATCGCTCCGATCGCGATGGAAGAAGGCCTGCGCTTCGCAATCCGCGAAGGTGGCCGTACCGTCGGCGCCGGCGTGGTTGCCAAGATCATCGCCTGA